In one Candidatus Microthrix subdominans genomic region, the following are encoded:
- a CDS encoding class F sortase: MTHLPARLLLGTSLSLLIVVIGWSFASSAETPRSDLVGAESPQPKAAATVPASEVTAEPAAHSALRVEGADPVRLEIPALGVDAQVVAVGRKPNGSMELPGATRAGWYRPGAKPGELFGSAVIAAHVDFNDVRGVFFDLRKLETGSEIVVTDADDQRIRYIATNRFQVDKDDLQIPELFRTHGEHVLTLITCGGAFNTGESKYLDNIVIRAEPVTAS, from the coding sequence ATGACGCATCTGCCGGCTCGCCTGCTGCTGGGGACGTCCCTGTCGCTTCTGATCGTCGTCATCGGGTGGTCGTTCGCCAGCTCGGCGGAAACCCCGCGGTCGGACCTGGTGGGTGCCGAGTCGCCCCAACCGAAGGCCGCAGCGACCGTTCCGGCCTCCGAGGTCACCGCCGAGCCTGCCGCTCACTCCGCACTTCGCGTCGAGGGGGCGGACCCCGTGCGACTCGAGATTCCGGCTCTCGGAGTGGACGCTCAAGTGGTCGCTGTGGGCCGAAAGCCCAATGGATCGATGGAGTTGCCCGGCGCCACCCGGGCGGGCTGGTACCGGCCCGGAGCCAAGCCTGGAGAACTCTTCGGATCGGCGGTGATCGCCGCCCACGTCGACTTCAACGATGTTCGGGGCGTGTTCTTCGACCTCCGAAAGCTCGAAACGGGCAGCGAGATCGTCGTGACCGACGCCGATGATCAGCGCATCCGCTACATCGCAACCAATCGGTTCCAGGTGGATAAGGACGATCTGCAGATACCGGAGCTGTTCCGAACACATGGCGAACACGTCCTCACGCTGATCACCTGCGGAGGAGCCTTCAATACGGGCGAGAGCAAGTACCTCGACAACATCGTGATCCGTGCGGAGCCGGTCACCGCCTCCTGA